The following are from one region of the Halorussus rarus genome:
- a CDS encoding beta-ketoacyl-ACP reductase, with protein sequence MSVEEKTCLVTGASRGIGSGVAEELGRSGANVVVNYVSSEDEAYDTAERIESEGGTATVAQADVSDREAVDELADEVHEAFGSIDVLVNNAGITVDRKFENMTREDWDRVMDVNLGGTFNCTKAFYDDIESADEGRLVNISSVVGQQGNYGQANYAATKSGMFGFTRSLALELAGSGSTANCVAPGFTQTDMLAEVREDIRERIREKIPLNRFAEVEDVACAVRFLASEESSYMTGQVVSVNGGMEW encoded by the coding sequence ATGAGCGTCGAGGAGAAGACGTGCCTGGTCACGGGGGCCTCCCGCGGCATCGGGAGCGGCGTCGCAGAGGAACTCGGACGGAGCGGAGCCAACGTCGTCGTCAACTACGTCTCCTCGGAGGACGAGGCCTACGACACCGCCGAACGGATCGAGTCCGAGGGCGGCACTGCGACCGTCGCGCAGGCCGACGTCTCGGACCGCGAGGCGGTCGACGAACTGGCCGACGAGGTCCACGAGGCGTTCGGGTCGATCGACGTGCTCGTCAACAACGCGGGCATCACCGTCGACCGGAAGTTCGAGAACATGACCCGCGAGGACTGGGACCGGGTGATGGACGTGAACCTGGGCGGGACGTTCAACTGCACGAAGGCGTTCTACGACGACATCGAGTCGGCCGACGAGGGCCGACTCGTCAACATCTCCAGCGTCGTCGGCCAGCAGGGCAACTACGGCCAGGCCAACTACGCGGCGACCAAGAGCGGCATGTTCGGCTTCACCCGGTCGCTGGCCCTCGAACTGGCCGGGTCGGGGTCGACCGCGAACTGCGTCGCCCCCGGCTTCACCCAGACCGACATGCTCGCGGAGGTCCGCGAGGACATCCGCGAGCGGATCAGGGAGAAGATCCCGCTCAACCGCTTCGCCGAGGTCGAGGACGTGGCCTGCGCGGTCCGGTTCCTCGCCAGCGAGGAGTCGTCGTACATGACCGGGCAGGTCGTCAGCGTCAACGGCGGCATGGAGTGGTGA
- a CDS encoding alpha/beta fold hydrolase: MPTVTNDGLSLYYETGGDPDAEPVVFLQGWGVGRWLWRWQRRELTDQFRVILPDNRGTGRSETPGGPRNVPELFVERTGRLWSNWLSLFWSPMLVDPWFRWLEGFDRPYTISSMAGDLDAVLADAGVDRAHVVGASMGGMVGLQYALEYDRAESLTLLGSTPGGRDAVLPDPEVQMKMLGGAARPADRAELRRRTRLTLSEEFVESNGDLVDRIVDWRTECDATPRGRFLQAVAATSFDATGRLDDVGVPAQVLHGTADRVLPAENGRLLADGLPDASYTPIDGGSHLFFVEQPERVNDRLVEFFEEHGAEA, from the coding sequence ATGCCCACGGTCACCAACGACGGTCTCTCTCTCTACTACGAGACCGGGGGAGACCCCGACGCCGAACCGGTCGTCTTCCTGCAGGGCTGGGGAGTGGGACGCTGGCTGTGGCGCTGGCAGCGGCGAGAGCTGACCGACCAGTTCCGGGTGATACTGCCGGACAATCGCGGGACGGGACGGTCCGAGACCCCCGGCGGCCCGCGGAACGTGCCGGAGCTGTTCGTCGAGCGGACCGGCCGGCTGTGGTCGAACTGGCTGTCGCTGTTCTGGTCGCCGATGCTGGTCGACCCGTGGTTCCGGTGGCTGGAGGGGTTCGACCGACCGTACACCATCTCGTCGATGGCGGGGGACCTCGACGCCGTGCTGGCGGACGCGGGCGTCGACCGCGCTCACGTCGTCGGCGCGAGCATGGGCGGGATGGTCGGCCTGCAGTACGCGCTGGAGTACGACCGGGCGGAGTCGCTGACGCTGCTGGGGTCGACGCCCGGCGGCCGGGACGCGGTGCTCCCCGACCCGGAGGTCCAGATGAAGATGCTCGGGGGCGCCGCGCGGCCCGCCGACCGGGCGGAGCTCCGCCGCCGGACGCGGCTGACCCTGTCCGAGGAGTTCGTCGAGTCCAACGGCGACCTCGTCGACCGCATCGTCGACTGGCGGACCGAGTGCGACGCCACGCCCCGCGGCCGGTTCCTCCAGGCGGTCGCCGCCACCTCCTTCGACGCGACCGGCCGGCTGGACGACGTCGGAGTTCCGGCGCAGGTGCTCCACGGGACGGCCGACCGCGTCCTCCCGGCCGAGAACGGCCGCCTGCTGGCCGACGGGCTCCCCGACGCCTCCTACACCCCCATCGACGGCGGCTCGCACCTCTTCTTCGTCGAGCAGCCCGAGCGGGTGAACGACCGCCTCGTCGAGTTCTTCGAGGAGCACGGCGCCGAGGCGTAG
- a CDS encoding alpha/beta fold hydrolase yields MSNQTAETALRGVDVAGPAAAQPVVFVHGVLFTRKMWTPQRAALAGDYRVVVPDLPGHGALADEEFALERALRRVDEVVEAAAGGRATVVGLSLGGYVATAYARRHPEKVDALVAAGSSANPVGVLEPLTRAVSAASETVTESRLANQAVEALARYWVKRRDLDADVKREILASGFYPRQFGNAGFDLAGVDFRSAFGSFPGPALVLNGQWDLLNRLGEDEHVLAAPDARLRVIEGAGHVSNLERPAAFVDAVERFALDR; encoded by the coding sequence ATGAGTAATCAGACGGCGGAGACGGCGCTCCGCGGCGTCGACGTCGCGGGTCCCGCGGCGGCGCAGCCGGTCGTGTTCGTCCACGGCGTGCTGTTCACGCGGAAGATGTGGACGCCCCAGCGGGCGGCGCTGGCCGGCGACTACCGGGTCGTCGTCCCCGACCTCCCCGGCCACGGCGCGCTGGCGGACGAGGAGTTCGCGCTGGAGCGCGCGCTCCGGCGGGTCGACGAGGTCGTCGAGGCCGCGGCCGGGGGTCGCGCGACCGTCGTCGGACTCTCGCTCGGCGGCTACGTCGCGACGGCGTACGCCCGCCGCCACCCCGAGAAGGTCGACGCGCTGGTCGCGGCGGGGAGCAGCGCGAACCCCGTCGGGGTCCTCGAACCGCTCACACGCGCGGTCTCGGCCGCCTCCGAGACCGTCACCGAGAGCCGACTCGCGAACCAGGCCGTCGAGGCGCTCGCCCGGTACTGGGTGAAGCGCCGCGACCTCGACGCCGACGTCAAGCGCGAGATACTCGCGTCGGGGTTCTACCCCCGGCAGTTCGGGAACGCGGGGTTCGACCTCGCCGGCGTCGACTTCCGGTCGGCGTTCGGCTCGTTCCCGGGGCCGGCGCTCGTGCTCAACGGCCAGTGGGACCTCCTCAACCGGCTCGGCGAGGACGAACACGTCCTCGCGGCGCCCGACGCTCGACTCCGCGTCATCGAGGGCGCCGGCCACGTCTCCAACCTGGAGCGGCCCGCCGCGTTCGTCGACGCTGTCGAACGGTTCGCGCTCGACCGATGA
- a CDS encoding 3-oxoacyl-ACP synthase, translating into MTDERGTVGLAGYGTYVPDEVVTGEEIAAESGLPEEVVVEKMGVREKRVCPPDADHATDMCVKAGERALADAGIAPEDVDMVLYHGSEFKDFVVWSAAANVAERLGAENAYAVESYALCAGAPLAIRQAKAQLLADSPETVLLVSASREEDLVDYENEDSSFMFNFGSSACAMVLEANPIADRTRATIRESAAITDGSFSEDVVMPAGGSRNPASHVTVEAGLHALDVPDPDGMKERLADVSLANFETVADDALSRSGYARDDLDFVALTHMKRSFHEYLTNRLDARNYYLDEYGHVQSVDQILALDEGLERGLVESGDVVCFLAAGTGYTWAATVLEWRG; encoded by the coding sequence ATGACCGACGAACGCGGAACGGTCGGCCTCGCGGGCTACGGTACGTACGTCCCGGACGAGGTCGTGACTGGCGAGGAGATCGCGGCGGAGAGCGGGCTTCCCGAGGAGGTCGTGGTCGAGAAGATGGGGGTGCGCGAGAAGCGGGTCTGTCCGCCGGACGCCGACCACGCCACGGACATGTGCGTGAAGGCCGGCGAACGCGCCTTGGCGGACGCCGGAATAGCACCCGAGGACGTCGATATGGTGCTGTACCACGGGTCGGAGTTCAAGGACTTCGTGGTGTGGAGCGCGGCCGCGAACGTGGCCGAGCGCCTGGGCGCCGAGAACGCCTACGCGGTCGAGAGCTACGCGCTGTGTGCGGGCGCACCCCTCGCGATTCGGCAGGCCAAGGCGCAACTTCTCGCTGACAGCCCGGAGACGGTGCTGCTGGTGTCGGCGAGCCGCGAGGAGGACCTGGTCGACTACGAGAACGAGGACTCGTCGTTCATGTTCAACTTCGGCAGCAGCGCGTGCGCGATGGTCCTCGAAGCGAATCCGATCGCCGACCGAACGCGGGCGACGATTCGGGAGAGCGCCGCAATCACCGACGGCAGCTTCTCCGAAGACGTGGTGATGCCGGCCGGCGGCTCTCGGAATCCCGCGAGCCACGTCACGGTCGAGGCGGGCCTCCACGCGCTCGACGTGCCCGACCCCGACGGGATGAAAGAGCGTCTCGCGGACGTGAGCTTGGCGAACTTCGAGACAGTCGCGGACGACGCCCTCTCGCGGTCGGGGTACGCCCGCGACGACCTCGACTTCGTGGCGCTGACCCACATGAAGCGGTCGTTCCACGAGTACCTCACCAACCGCCTGGACGCACGGAACTACTACCTCGACGAGTACGGTCACGTCCAGAGCGTCGACCAAATCCTCGCGCTCGACGAGGGCCTGGAGCGGGGACTGGTCGAATCCGGCGACGTGGTCTGTTTCCTCGCGGCGGGAACCGGCTACACTTGGGCCGCCACCGTCCTGGAGTGGCGCGGCTGA
- a CDS encoding digeranylgeranylglycerophospholipid reductase translates to MSEHFDVVVAGAGPAGAQCARDLAERDYDVVVLETEAEEEFPAQSNKSTAGTFPSMMGAFGIPDDVVMNYTDDVVLESPNEHFVRHQPGAVLEFADFKNFLVEDAREDGAEYWFDARVSKPVMDDGEVVGVRYNGDKEVYGDVVVDATGPAAPLAKELGVTDLQRKNQAIGVEYELEGVDVDADGYADLTDAMMLRLDHDLAPGGYSWIFHTGEDTAKVGLCYIQNEAHRDYAKDGMGIDDYLQYWLDTDPRFADAERIAGKQHRGSAHIQMPDGFSTDNFMAVGDTVPTIDPLWGEGIHTCMKSGRAAAITADRCFMSSDRDTSAEKLAIYDDLWNERVAPQMRTRLLMTQLLYLAPNGRYDTLIRDLNRVDADALRKANAGSTRDVMKLLHFDDLPLLARFARERLGL, encoded by the coding sequence ATGTCTGAGCACTTCGACGTCGTCGTCGCGGGGGCCGGGCCGGCCGGGGCGCAGTGCGCGCGCGACCTCGCCGAGCGCGACTACGACGTGGTCGTCCTCGAGACCGAGGCCGAAGAGGAGTTCCCCGCTCAGAGCAACAAGTCGACCGCCGGGACGTTCCCGTCGATGATGGGCGCGTTCGGAATCCCGGACGACGTCGTGATGAACTACACCGACGACGTGGTCCTCGAATCGCCGAACGAACACTTCGTCCGGCACCAGCCCGGCGCGGTCCTGGAGTTCGCCGACTTCAAGAACTTCCTGGTCGAGGACGCCCGCGAGGACGGCGCCGAGTACTGGTTCGACGCCCGGGTCTCGAAGCCCGTGATGGACGACGGCGAGGTCGTCGGCGTGCGCTACAACGGCGACAAGGAGGTGTACGGCGACGTCGTCGTGGACGCGACCGGACCCGCCGCGCCGCTGGCCAAGGAGCTGGGGGTCACCGACCTCCAGCGGAAGAACCAGGCCATCGGCGTCGAGTACGAGCTGGAGGGCGTCGACGTGGACGCGGACGGCTACGCCGACCTCACCGACGCGATGATGCTCCGGCTCGACCACGACCTCGCGCCGGGCGGCTACTCCTGGATCTTCCACACCGGCGAGGACACCGCGAAGGTCGGGCTCTGCTACATCCAGAACGAGGCCCACCGCGACTACGCGAAGGACGGGATGGGCATCGACGACTACCTCCAGTACTGGCTCGACACCGACCCCCGGTTCGCCGACGCCGAGCGCATCGCGGGCAAGCAGCACCGCGGGTCGGCCCACATCCAGATGCCCGACGGCTTCAGCACGGACAACTTCATGGCGGTCGGCGACACGGTGCCGACCATCGACCCGCTGTGGGGCGAGGGCATCCACACCTGCATGAAGTCGGGCCGGGCGGCCGCCATCACCGCCGACCGGTGCTTCATGTCGAGCGACCGCGACACCTCGGCCGAGAAGCTGGCGATCTACGACGACCTCTGGAACGAGCGGGTCGCCCCGCAGATGCGGACCCGTCTGCTGATGACTCAGCTCCTCTACCTCGCGCCGAACGGCCGGTACGACACCCTCATCCGGGACCTCAACCGCGTCGACGCCGACGCGCTCCGCAAGGCCAACGCCGGGAGCACTCGCGACGTCATGAAACTGCTTCACTTCGACGACCTGCCGCTGCTGGCGCGGTTCGCCAGGGAACGGCTCGGTCTCTGA
- a CDS encoding plastocyanin/azurin family copper-binding protein: MTTRRKLLLASGTALATTLGGCSSTGGSGNGNSTAKPDADIAVGPQSSLVFDPDSLTVSVGDEVTWRFDSSGHNVSCNPAHSDRAQLPADADAFASYDGNNKYSADAVGSTFSHTFETPGTYVYVCVPHEMSGMVGEIEVTA, encoded by the coding sequence ATGACGACGCGACGCAAACTCCTCCTCGCGAGCGGAACGGCTCTCGCGACGACGCTCGGCGGCTGTTCCTCGACGGGAGGCTCCGGAAACGGGAACTCGACTGCGAAGCCGGACGCCGACATCGCCGTCGGGCCGCAGAGCAGCCTCGTCTTCGACCCAGACTCGCTGACGGTGTCGGTCGGCGACGAGGTCACCTGGCGGTTCGACAGCTCGGGGCACAACGTCTCCTGCAATCCCGCTCACTCCGATAGAGCACAACTACCGGCGGATGCGGACGCGTTCGCGAGCTACGACGGGAACAACAAGTACAGTGCCGACGCCGTCGGCTCGACGTTCAGCCACACCTTCGAGACTCCCGGGACGTACGTCTACGTCTGCGTCCCCCACGAGATGAGCGGAATGGTCGGCGAGATCGAAGTGACGGCGTGA
- a CDS encoding 2-oxoacid:ferredoxin oxidoreductase subunit beta: MSSDVRFTDFKSDKQPTWCPGCGDFGTMNGMMKALANTGNDPDNTFVVAGIGCSGKIGTYMHSYALHGVHGRALPVGTGVKLANPDLEVMVAGGDGDGYSIGAGHFIHAVRRNVDMTYVVMDNRIYGLTKGQASPTSREDFETSTTPEGPKQPPVNPLALALSAGGSFIAQSFSTDAQRHTEIVQKAIEHDGFGFVNVFSPCVTFNDVDTYDYFRDSIVDLADEDYDPTDREAAKEKILDADKEYQGILYQNEESVPYSDLHGLDSNMADIPDGAPEGAMDLVREFY, encoded by the coding sequence ATGAGTTCAGACGTACGCTTCACCGACTTCAAGTCAGACAAGCAGCCGACGTGGTGCCCGGGGTGCGGCGACTTCGGCACGATGAACGGCATGATGAAGGCGCTGGCCAACACGGGCAACGACCCGGACAACACCTTCGTCGTGGCGGGCATCGGCTGCTCCGGCAAGATCGGCACCTACATGCACAGCTACGCGCTCCACGGCGTCCACGGCCGCGCGCTCCCCGTGGGCACGGGCGTGAAACTCGCGAACCCCGACCTCGAGGTGATGGTCGCGGGCGGCGACGGCGACGGCTACTCCATCGGCGCGGGCCACTTCATCCACGCGGTCCGCCGGAACGTCGACATGACCTACGTGGTCATGGACAACCGCATCTACGGCCTGACCAAGGGCCAGGCCTCGCCGACCAGCCGCGAGGACTTCGAGACCAGCACGACCCCCGAGGGACCGAAGCAGCCGCCGGTCAACCCCCTCGCGCTCGCGCTGTCGGCGGGCGGGAGCTTCATCGCCCAGTCGTTCTCGACGGACGCCCAGCGCCACACCGAGATCGTCCAGAAGGCCATCGAACACGACGGCTTCGGCTTCGTGAACGTCTTCAGCCCGTGCGTGACGTTCAACGACGTGGACACCTACGACTACTTCCGCGACTCCATCGTGGACCTCGCCGACGAGGACTACGACCCGACCGACCGCGAGGCGGCCAAAGAGAAGATTCTGGACGCCGACAAGGAGTACCAGGGCATCCTCTACCAGAACGAGGAGAGCGTCCCGTACTCGGATCTCCACGGTCTTGACTCCAACATGGCCGACATCCCGGACGGCGCGCCCGAGGGCGCGATGGACCTCGTCCGCGAGTTCTACTGA
- a CDS encoding 2-oxoacid:acceptor oxidoreductase subunit alpha has translation MPDDLNWAIGGEAGDGIDSTGKIFAQALSRAGRHVFTSKDFASRIRGGYTAYKIRSSVDRVESVVDRLDILVALTERTIDENLDELHEGSVIIYDGERTEMEDVEVPEGMIGLSVPLQRLAEEAGGAIMQNIVALGAACEVTNFPIENLDSALEKKFGAKGESIVENNKEAARKGQEFVDEEYDHEFDYDLETTDSDYVLLNGDQAIGMGAIAAGCRFYAGYPITPATDVMEYLTGRIEQFGGEVVQAEDELSAINMALGAARAGARSMTATSGPGIDLMTETFGLVATSETPLVIADVMRSGPSTGMPTKQEQGDLNMTLYGGHGEIPRFVVAPTNVAECFHKTVEAFNLAEKYQTPVFLLADLSMAVTEQTFEPETFDMDAVEIDRGKVVDEDEVEAWTDEKGRFQPHFSTADGVSPRAFPGTTDGAHMSTGLEHNSLGRRTEDTDVRVEQVDKRNRKVETAREEEDWEPREFGDPDSDNLVISWGSNEGAMREALEFLDEDGVDVRFLSVPYIFPRPDLGDEIEAADEVIVVECNATGQFADLLEHDALTRVKRVNKYNGVRFKADELANEIKESLQTEEVTA, from the coding sequence ATGCCAGACGACCTGAACTGGGCCATCGGCGGCGAGGCCGGCGATGGGATCGACTCTACCGGGAAAATCTTCGCACAGGCGCTTTCCCGCGCGGGACGGCACGTGTTCACCTCGAAGGACTTCGCGTCCCGAATCCGGGGCGGTTACACCGCCTACAAGATTCGAAGCTCGGTCGACCGCGTCGAGAGCGTGGTCGACCGCCTCGACATCCTGGTCGCGCTGACCGAGCGCACCATCGACGAGAACCTCGACGAGCTCCACGAGGGCAGCGTCATCATCTACGACGGCGAGCGCACCGAGATGGAGGACGTGGAGGTGCCCGAGGGCATGATCGGGCTGTCGGTACCGCTCCAGCGCCTCGCCGAGGAGGCCGGCGGCGCCATCATGCAGAACATCGTCGCACTGGGCGCGGCCTGCGAGGTGACCAACTTCCCCATCGAGAACCTCGACTCCGCGCTGGAGAAGAAGTTCGGCGCGAAGGGCGAGTCCATCGTCGAGAACAACAAGGAGGCCGCCCGGAAGGGCCAGGAGTTCGTCGACGAGGAGTACGACCACGAGTTCGACTACGACCTCGAGACCACCGACAGCGATTACGTCCTGCTGAACGGCGACCAGGCCATCGGCATGGGCGCCATCGCGGCCGGCTGTCGGTTCTACGCCGGCTACCCCATCACCCCCGCGACCGACGTGATGGAGTACCTGACCGGCCGCATCGAGCAGTTCGGCGGCGAAGTCGTGCAGGCCGAGGACGAGCTGTCGGCCATCAACATGGCGCTGGGCGCGGCCCGCGCCGGCGCCCGCTCGATGACCGCCACGTCCGGGCCGGGCATCGACCTGATGACCGAGACGTTCGGTCTCGTGGCGACCAGCGAGACGCCGCTGGTCATCGCGGACGTGATGCGCTCGGGTCCCTCGACCGGGATGCCGACCAAGCAGGAGCAGGGCGACCTCAACATGACGCTGTACGGCGGTCACGGCGAGATTCCCCGGTTCGTCGTCGCGCCGACCAACGTCGCCGAGTGCTTCCACAAGACCGTCGAGGCGTTCAACCTCGCCGAAAAGTACCAGACGCCCGTCTTCCTGCTCGCGGACCTCTCGATGGCCGTGACCGAGCAGACGTTCGAGCCCGAGACGTTCGACATGGACGCGGTCGAGATCGACCGCGGCAAGGTCGTCGACGAGGACGAGGTCGAGGCCTGGACCGACGAGAAGGGCCGGTTCCAGCCCCACTTCTCGACCGCCGACGGCGTCAGCCCGCGGGCGTTCCCCGGCACGACCGACGGCGCCCACATGTCGACCGGCCTGGAGCACAACTCGCTGGGCCGCCGGACCGAGGACACCGACGTCCGGGTCGAGCAGGTCGACAAGCGCAACCGCAAGGTCGAGACCGCTCGGGAGGAGGAGGACTGGGAGCCCCGCGAGTTCGGCGACCCCGACTCGGACAACCTGGTCATCTCCTGGGGCTCGAACGAGGGCGCGATGCGCGAGGCCCTCGAGTTCCTCGACGAGGACGGCGTCGACGTCCGGTTCCTCTCGGTGCCCTACATCTTCCCGCGGCCCGACCTCGGCGACGAGATCGAGGCGGCCGACGAGGTCATCGTCGTCGAGTGCAACGCCACCGGACAGTTCGCCGACCTGCTCGAACACGACGCCCTTACCCGCGTCAAGCGCGTGAACAAGTACAACGGCGTCAGGTTCAAGGCCGACGAACTGGCGAACGAGATCAAAGAGAGCCTGCAGACCGAGGAGGTCACAGCATGA